cacggcgacggcgacgacgacggcagaaatccggttgaagtgtccatataattgctatcgcaataaaaggaggcTGGGCTCCTAATGTAAACTTGACACGGTCCctcggctccggtatgggaggAAGCCTGGAAGGAATGCCACTCGCAAACTGTAGTCAAGGCAAAGGGGGAGAGTGTGTCTGTTGTCAGTTGTGCTCGGCTCCTGGTGCTATGGTAACAGGGTGAttcaatgaacgagaagaaagggaaccattacataacgagggctcgaatccggcaacattggtgtcttcaggtagcatatgtgagTTTATTGACCAGTTACCATCACCGAAAAAGACCACGTGctcgtgatgcctgcggcagaaaggatgttccacatctgtcgccgtggtttgtgagtggtggctctggctaacactcccagggttagttctaggtgtaaaaaacataaataccccagaaagtggatgggaaaacagctcggcggtagctcaatggtaagagcatcgcacgcgtaatgcgaagacgtgggatcgttccccacctgcggacagttgttttttcatcgcattttcatttccattaatttatcatttctttaattcagttagtaagtacaagtaatttcccctatgttgtccttggtgtcattgtttgttggcttcttatgaggGTGATTCAATGTGTTTTACCTCTTTGAATAATGAACTCACTTCAAAAATTATTTTGGTAAAATGCTGCCTAGATTACATTTAACAgcttccagtgtataaccaacATTTCCAGTGTACTATTTGCAAAATTTGCCTGGTGAAGCTTCTAGGTCTagcaaatgtctttttttttctttcttatttttgtgGTCAGTATACTTAGTGGATCTAGTACgctgaaggaaagaaagaaatatgcaCTTGTTACAAGGTACCAAATATTTTAGGTTTTTCACAACAAAATTATCTAGCTATATCTTCAAAAGTGTGACATAATCTATGAAATAAACCAGCAAACATGGACATGCGTTAGTCAGCAAATTAGACAGTATGTTTTGCCCCACTTTATTGTGTGTTGCCCTTGTTTAAAAACAATTATAGTTCAGAGGTGTTGCTGTCACTATCTTGGGCGTTTAGTCTAGCAGTTTCGAGTGTAATGCTCAGTGCTCAGTGCACAGCTTTGTTTTGTGTGTTTATATTTCAGTAAACACTGTGGACCTTTTTTGACTTCAAGCAAGAGATAATTTGAAGAGGCAAGATGTAAAAACAGCTGCGTCAGTAGGCAATCAAAGTTATATTGTGGTAATACCTCAGAACTTGGATGATGAATTTCCCTTACGTGTCACTCTCTGTTAAAGGCATAGAAAGAATGTCTGCATGTGTCAGCCCCAGCAAAATGCAGTATTGGTTTTTGCAGCTATTTTACGAGCATTAATGTAGGGGTGCCTTTGGTATTGCACAAGCACCATCTTGTACAGTAGCGAGCAAATATTTTAGTTTCAATTTCACTTAATTTCTAACAAATTGTTGGCATTTCTTCACGCGAGAATAGCTGTCACAAACAGCTGGAGGCATGCCTGGAGGCCTGTACATGCAACAGCTTTCATGCCAGCTTAACACAGCTACACTGCGCTTGTTTTTGTGTGTTTAGCGGACATTCGCACAAAAGAATTTAACGTTATTGAAAAGTAATGTAGCATACCAATTGAAACAACAATCGAACTTGATAGTACAACAGAAGTAAAAGAAAAGCATATTACAACTCATAGCACTAACAGTAAACATAAAAAGTGCTCAATTTGATTATGTGTTTCATACAGATTGGCACAATAGAATGTAAACAAATGGCATACGGTATCATCAACTTGTAATGAAAAATTACTTTAGTTGATGAGGAGAAAAGCTTCTAGCAGTAATGTCTTAATTTTCATAATTCTTTATAAAGAATGGTATATGAAATGTTAGTGACTGCATCATGTAGCCACCATGTCATCGTGGGATCAGCCATTGATCACTACCACCTGTCCTCGGATCATATCTCAGTCTAGTGAGTCTCGATAGGTTCTGTAATGCCATTTTCTTGCATTCAttcaaaaaataaagaagagtaAGGCAAACAACATTTACACAGTTTCATTACACTTATAGCTTTATATTAGGAATAAATATGAATAGTTGTGTGGACTGTGCATATGGGTACAAACGACAGCAATAGTTTACAGACCACACGAGCTCGTGCTAAACTGTCTTTACGTGCCGCACACCTAGTGGTGAGACACCTGGCATCAAGTGCATCGTTAGGCCGGAAATGAGACCCCTTGTTTTTCGGCCGGGGGTCAATTTTCTTGTGTTGCACGATGTTTTTTCTACTTCTTCGTTCTCACGTGAGGCGCACAGCCCAGCGGCCCGCAAATGATATCAGTCCAGTGGTACGCTGCTGGTATCAGCACTATCAGTTTCAATGATACTGCTCGCGAGACAAAAGCCTGTCGCCACGTCTGTCAAAAAGTGCATTGCATGAGAAAGAGAAAACTAAAGAAGCCTTAtgctgagcaaaaaaaaaaggcatgtcgGCGAAGAACAAAAGGACACATTTCCAGCCTAGCGCTGCTCTCAACGGCTGCTGATGCATGGGAAGTGTCACGGAGGGGATGTTTGACATGCGCTTgtgtggtccgtaaacttttgtggttgactgtacattagCAACATAtcaaatttccttttttttctcttgatgtaGAGAGAAGAGATTACCTTTTGTCAAAGTTCCCCAAACTTGTGTGCAGCAATTTAGACAGGGAACAAAAAGGGCTTTGTACACTTGTAGTTTTACATTTACAGGCAAAAAGTGTCTGCATCGCAATAACGCACCAGCAGCTTATGACAGTGACTTCACCAATGTGTCAACGTAAACGATCCATGTCATATTGGGTGAAAAAGTAACATCAGGAACTTTATGCTGGTTAACTGCATCAATGCTTGCATGGTCAATTATTATTTCTTGTGTTTATACCAGCTACCATCATTCTTGGTTTAAATAAAATGGTTTCAGATTTTTTAGTGCCGACCTTTAGTATGTTCTGACGTGACCACTGCCACAGTTTCAAAAGGCACTCTTTCGTTCTTGTCATAACTTCTTTCAAGTCGTAGCCAGAGAAAAACTAGTGTCGTCTGCATACAGTACTAGAAACATGTCATTAACAATGTCGACGAGGTCATTCACATAGACATAACATTCATATTAAACTTAGTCTGTGCAAAAAATGATGCATATGAGATAGAGGTGCATGTTACAGTGGTCTGTACTTTGCAGTTGGAGGCTGAACGGACTGAGCGCAGTCGTTGCCAGAAGTGGCTCGCTGAGATGGAAGACGGTATGGGTCGTCTCAACAGGGGTGAGTGACAACTgttgatttttattgcgatagcaattatatggacactcaaaagcagatttctgccgtcggcgtcgccgtcgccgtcggcgtcgccgtcgccgtcgccgtcgccgtgaggttccgtatgacgtcaatggagatgaaatcgtggccgcgcgccgccgaacgctgtatgtgcgagtgaaagggcgcgagggacgcgctctttcacggggagtgaacgcacggcggagaacaaacgcgagttctgcgccgtgcttccttaagggctgcagaagtaggcgtctctttcctcctttacaatcaccatatatgtagagcaaacgcgccttcttccgatgtgcgagaggccgtgggggagggggggaagggggagggaagggaggcgacgtttagctgcggcaccaagtgcctatttatatcagaggctccggcaacagtcaccaacgccgcacgcattttgagcgaacgcgggcaaaatgccgacggcgtcgacaacagttcggcgcgttgccggtgctgctgcatgtccaagtttatacagctgataaagctaatatcattactccgtatatctctctacaaatttgctatcgcaattgatgcttcacctttcaggtgaaactgcgacaacttttttgttacGGTTGTGATACGAGTGGATTGGTGCAGAGTGGATGTACGTACATACAAGAGGAAATGGAGTTTAGCTAGTCATCTATGCACAGGGCAGGTAACCACTGGTCTAGAGATGCGAAATTTCTGGACATTTTGAATGGCCTAAAGAAGAAATGCTTCTCCCCCCTGTTTTTTCAGGAAGAAGTTTGAAAAGTTGGAGATAGACTAGGTTTCACATTGTCCTCTACAAATACTCGAAGCTGGACAGTTCTGTATGCTTTACAGGTAAAGGATATGAAGAGACTGTCAATGTATTTTATTGACCTGATCCACCGTTGCACCGCATATGCCCTTGCTGGTTTTCCTTTTCAATTTGTCATCCTTGTTGCTTGtgcattgttttattgcgatagcaattatatggacacttcaactggatttctgccgtcgccgtcgccgtgaggttccgtataaagtccaagggcgataaaatcgtcgccgcgtgccgtatgcgttaacgaaagcgtgcgggggacgcgcgctatcgcggagagcgaatcacggcggaaagcaaacgcaaccgtcgcgcgaaaggccgtggggtatgggagggagggaagcggggcgacgctttgctccggcaccaaaggcgtatcttgcaactgggcgtaaggggaacttgccactcagtctcccacgcgaaagcaagaaagcgggaaggcagcgcgggaggaaggggggggggggcgcagcttctactctgccaacaacggcgcttggactttgcccgcggctggggcggtcgcccgcaccgtctgttatctccacacagctctgaccttgtatgcgctgtgcattcgccgctcagtttccattgcagcaatagaccgcacgaaccttcgcccgctgcggcggctgtgcttgctgccagcgttttgatagtcgtctgcagtcattcattgtgatctattcatgtttgcttgtgcgcgctgacaccacgcttgttaattcagttagcaagcgaatgtgtccaagtttatgcagccgataaaactactatccctacaccgaatagctctctactaatttgctatcgcaattgatgcttcgcctttcgcgcgaaactgcaacatttttttcacaGTGATTACTTATCAATTAGTCCAGATTTCCATCCATCTATGAGTGTACTAACATTACTAGAATGCAAGCCTCTTTCGTGCCTCTGGGTAAACTGAATCGAGTACaaagaaaatattgaaaaaaatatCTGTATTAGTACAAGCACTTCCCTTTGCAAGTTATTTGCTTCTTCTGTGCTTATATTTGAGTGATTATATTTGCTAGTTGGTGGTGGAAATTTCACTCGTGGCTCTCTCCTTTATACGTAGTGTCGGTGCTGGCTGCCAGAGAATACTTTGAGCTGCGCAAGAAGTTTGAGGACGAGTCGGAACGGAACCGAGTACATGAGAAGGAGGCTGCCAGGGTGAGTCAGTCTTGTGCAGCTCATTTATCTCCTGCCTACTGGCAGGGTTTTAGCCGCCAAAAGGGTTTTGTAACCTTGTGGagatttttttttgtactgcAGAAACTCGTAAGCTTCATTTTAACAGAACTCTCAGTTTAATGAAGTTTTTGTCTGAAAATATGACTTCATTGTGTTCAGGTTAAATCTTAGCTCTCCGGTGGATGCATGATGGAACAGCCACTTTTATCCACCTTTGTGTAGAGCGCGGAACGGCAGCTGCCGGGGCGCTCCGGAGctagccagcgacgtctaacggtagttgctgggcccaaacATGCCCAGCAGCTACCGTTAGGCGTTGCCGGCTGCCTCCGGAGCACCCCGGCAGCTGCCGTTCCTGCACTCTACACAAGGGAGACGTCGACTGTAATGCTAATTTTATATGATTGCCCATCAACTATAAGGGTGGTTGTTTAAGAAATTTGAAACAAGTTTTAGACAGAGTCCTTGAGACTTCGGGTGCTTTCAGCAGCTGTGAGACACGAGGTATAGCCAATCAGTGCTAACTGAAGTGACATCTGTGAAGTGATTGCCTCAATACTATACAACCTTATGATGGCCTTCACTAGTGGGAACAGCCAGTTGTATCGCCACTAGCTGAGAGGGAGGAGCCAGAGTGTATACACCCATGTTCTTCCAATGCTTTAGTAATTGTGCACTCCCTGATAGGTTGCATTGCAAAAGGGAATCCTCCAAAATACAGGCCGTCCACTAGCTGGGACAGTCTTGCTGGGACAGCTGGGACAGTCCACGTATTGCCAACGGCTGAAAGCAGCCATGGCTTACGTAACGCCTCTACCTCTGTCCCATAATCTGTGCAGCTGAAAGGAGAGCGCAATGCAGCCGTCCGCCAGAGTGCCTTCCTCGTGGGTCAAATGGTGCCTGAGGTGAGGCTGCTGTCAGCACTGGACCAGGTCAAGGCACTCGAGCTCCAGGCAGCTGCAGCCAAGGCAGAGCACGAGGCTGAGGTGAGTGTGTGGTGCGCATCGAGTTTAATGGGCATAGAGGCACATACTCGGGAAGTTCCTCGCATGATAtattgtgcacgtgcttcgtatgaagccatatttttCATCATGACATCAattttgcaccatcactgcactttcttgggcgcttggcgcatcgggacgatgcttctttcaaaggaggggcaaatgccacatgctatatcgtcacCGCGgttatgtgcccggccatggaaacgacgctgaagtagcgcgcgggtagaaaaacagagacgacaacgacgttgtgTTTGCCGTTCATATACAGTGCTTATATACGTGCTGTAtgccggcttccacgtctcctacGAGGTCGTGAAAATATGCATGCATATCTTTAGCGTCTTAGAGAAATAGTAATTCATTTTGAAAGATTCTTGTTGCAGCGTCCTGTCCTATcggtaacacatttatttgggctagttggtgcaacAGTGCTAGTTTGTGCAGCGTGAGGAGACTATGACAGAGCAAGAAATAATATGCACTCTGTCCCGTGTTGCTCATCAATTGCTCAGTCTTTATCCACTCAAGCTGAACATACTTGCTCTTGCACTGTACATCTTGCACTGTACAAGAGTTGAAATAgcagcaagaaaaaatgaattacTGTGATATCTGTATTAAGTCAGAGATATCGCGCCTCCAAAATCACAATtgagatgtgaaaaaaaaagaaaaacacatgaTGTATGAAATAAAATTATTTATGTGAATTCAGCATGAGGAAATACACGAATAGTGCAAGTTTcgtcaaaatatatttacagtgaaagctcgtcAATTCACAACTTGTTAATTCGAAATTTTGGATAATTCGAAGTTGCCGCCGTGGTCCGACCAACAATATATTTAAAGCAATATATAATGCATCCCGCCTATTCACACTGAAATCCGCTCCGCCACCGATAATTCGAACTCTGCACCATCGTGGATGGGGAGAGTGCTAGTGCACGGGAGCACGTTGGCCACGCTGGTGTCGCCACGTCGGCCGCGCAGCTTTgtgcccgttcctgcggtgagcAACAACGGCAGCGTGCGCTCTAAAATGTGCCCACACCGCTTCGCTGACAGTCGCACACAGCCGTTCAAAACGGCGCGCGGGTTGGGGATCGTTCTGGGTATGCTCCGAAGAGAGCAGCCGACGGCGCGCATGTCGAAGTTTAGAGGGGAAGGCATTTCAGCTGGCTTAACGCAAGTGGCGCAGCATGACTGGCCACAAGTGACGTTCGCCCACGCGCCGAGAACGTCCGACTATAAGCATGCCATGACTATAAACGCACCTTCATAGTCAAGGCGCGTTTTTATAGTCCGACAGTGGCAGTGCAAGTTTCTTGGCAGGTCTTCTTAAAATTGTCGTAGTGCATGTACAAAGACACGGACACAGAAGTTACAACACACCACACCCCCTGCTTTGTGCAGTCCCTGTATTCGTTTCCTTGCATGTGTGCTACAACAATTTCAACTGGCTGTCAGAATTAATCGAGAGCCCTTCACTGCAGCCTTCCTTGTAGCCCCTAAGTTACTTTAAGATGAGAGAGAGGCATACTCCTCGCATGATACTCGACATGGGTGATGCATGCTATCGCCCACACGTACATAGCATAGTACACACAACACCCTCAAGTAATGAGCAGAAGCACACACGGTAACAAGCAACTAGAGTGTCAGTTTGTGGCAAGTGTCTCTGAACAAAGCTGAGAGAACTTTGCTGACAAAGCACTAGCAGTGCTGCTCCATAGTTCAAATATGAGCTGCCACATATATTTAAAGCAGATTTGAGGACTGTTCTTGTGACTGCAAAGCACATGCAGACACACAAAACATGATTTAAGTCATCAAACACATTTTCATTAATTCCAGTTAGTGCACGAAGTTGTCCGTATAAGTAACATTTAACCGAATACGGTGTATACGTGTATGGTCATGCCTTGTGAGCATACGTCGACAGAGTAAGCCAATACTTACTCATACTCATTAACCAATATTTTCACACGCTATGTACTCACTTGCATTTGTGTATACTCACACTCGTCAGCACTCAATCACGTTCCTACACACGCCCATTCATCTCGCCAATACTTACTCATATTCATAGTTACTGCCATTCACACTTACCCGCATGCATTCAAGCTTATACTCGGGTCCACTCCCACTCTCTGGCGCTCTCTCAAATACATATCCACGTCCACTCACGCTCACCAACAGCCACTCTCGTCCACTCAAAATCACTGTCTCTGACTTTTGTTCCTACTTGCACTCATGCCTGTTCTTACTCACATTCACGGAATTCAATTTAAGTTTATTACATACCTTAAAACTCCTATTACATACCTGAAACTCACTGGCTCTTATTCCTGTTCATACTCCTGTGCACTCATACCCTTTGTCACTCACTAAAGCACCATTTCAGAGCTGTGAAATAAGTGTAGAGCGAGAAAAAGTCACTGCACTCGCGAGTGAGTATGCTGACCTGTGCTTGTAAGGCCACTTGACACGTGAAACCCTCACAACCAGTCACTCAGCTCAAACCCTTTTCCATCCCTCCATCTAGGTTCGGGCCCTGCGTGAACAGCTGGACTTGCAAAGCGCCCCTGGGGAAACAGTGGAGGAACTGAAGCAGTGCCTGGGAGAGTCCGAGCAGAAGCTGTACGAATCCCAAAAGAGGGTCCAGCAGCTTGAGGAGAGGGGTGAGCATTGCACCCACAACGCGGTGCAGTTGGATACTCTCCAAAAAAAGAAACTGTAAGAAATGCAGTTGAAGTCGTTCttaaaaaaagttacagtgcAGCGAAAGGAATGAAGAAAGAGAAAACACAGGCACTGTCTTTCTTCAGTCCTGTTGCTGTGCTGTTTTTCTTGGAATGATGTTCAACCAACTAGCCTTTGCACTCTTTGTGCAGGTGAAGTGTTGATGTTGAGCAAGCTCATTGAATGCTGTAACGGTTGTAACAGAAGGTTGGCATTCACAAATGTATGGATGCTATCTTTATTTTTATAAACATACCTAAGTTCTGGATTCCTTTGGAATTGTGGAATTCATTTCGTTCGTCATTTATTTCAGGCTTGCACTTGTTACATCACGCTCGCACTGTCATCTGCTTAGCGCTCCAGGAAGGAGACATTTCAATACTGCCCTAAAGAGGCGCTTAGCCGggttttaattatttattatgaCAACTTTTTATTCAACCTTGAGGCTTTCTTTCAGTGGAACCTGTATGGTTTTACCTTGTAGCTGCATGAAACCTGTATGGTTTTACCTGTAGCTACCTTGTAGTGCCAGCTTTCACCTTGCGAGTTTCCACAAAATTCAGTGCAGAATTTGCGGACGGGCAGTCTACTTGTGTTTCGGAAGGAGGAAAGTGTGATGGAAGAGGAGGCATGCAAAGGAGTGGTGACTTGTGTTTCCGTTTTCTTAAACTTCCAGATACTATTTGCGTTCCTTTTCCTTTAGGCGCAGACTCGGTAGCCACATTTAATTGTAAGCGATAACGCGGGGTTGGAACATTGTAGGAagcagtttattttaccatagaacacacacAAATGGTAACTGTGCTGCGGCTGCTCATCGTTATATCGGatatatattgttaaaaccggtaatGTTATGAGTCGGTTCGACTATACTTCTTTTTGTTTAATTAAAATGCTGAGATTAGGAGCGTGCGAATGCTCAAATAGTATTCGATTTTGAATCAAATAGTGGGAGTCCGAACAATTTGATAATCGAACATCTGGTATTCAATTTCTTGAATATTCTGTTTTTATAATATTCATTATAATCGCTGAATGACCCTGCCACGGTCGGTGCCTTGACGTGCGCATCGTTCTCATGATGCGCTATTTTCGTCAGTACAAAGTTCTGTCAGGTCGACCAGACCGATCGAAACGATTAACGCTATGTGGACAGAGGGAAGAACAAAAGCAGTGCATATGCAAAGCAGGGAAGCATGTGCGAAGATCACGTCGATTAGCCACCGTAGGGCATGCTGATAGCATCGGATACGTGTGTTCAGTGTTCAGCAGTTTGGAGCTTTCTGCCCACATGCGAGCACAAAGGTGGACTTGGAATAGGTTGCCAGCTGGTCGACCGCAGACCTGAATGCTGCTTCAGCGGCCATCAATCTAACCTGTACGTGCGATCTTGCAACTGATCACTAATGAGCTACCCATAGGAACATATTAGCAACAAGCTTTCTTCAGCAGTTTGCGACCCATTGTCACATCAGTCGGCGTGAAATTTTTGTCATGGCTGGACCATTGGCCACACTGTCTAGTCCGTTAGGCCTAATTGGAGCTGCAAGTCGGGTGTTGGCGACTAAATTTACAGTTACCGAATAAACGCAGATCCATTCCCAGCGGTTGCATGACCCTCAGAAAGGCGACAGACCACCATCAGAAGCGAGTGTACAGGATTATCGCTGTTCACGGCTGCCATCTTTGCGAAATGCCATATGGGCGCACATTGGTCTCTTTTTGGAGCTTCAAGGACGACAGCGGAATCTCGtttatacgatcttcacgggaacccgAAAATAAAACATATCATCCAAAAATAATtgtatgtaagaaaaaaaattgtatatgTATAAGGAAAAAACATACCCTGAAAAagatattatgcagaatcgtatcaacaagattctACTGTACCTTTGGATTTTTTACATGGCAGGCTCGAAAATTTTATGTGACTGGCGTGCAGATTTTCTGCTGTAGACGTATCTACACAGAAGGCAGATGGACGtgcctggaaaaaaaaagaaagggggggggggggaggcgttgcACGAACTTGCCGTGGGCCTCCCCATTTGAGAACTCTTTACCGTCAGCGCAAACTGCGGTCAAACCGTGTGGCGCCGATGACCACACAGAGCAGTGCCAAGTCACATGATGCGCGTTCCCTGCTGTTGTCTGACGATAACCCACATGAAAATAAGCTGATGATACCCCACAGAAACCACACACTGTAAAGATGGAAAACCCTACTGTTCTCtggaagaaaactggaaagcaTAACTTTCTATGCAATTAGAATTTCATGACCCTTTTGTTGTAAAAAATTCGGATGAAGTCTTGCAATTCTTAGACTCTAACTGTAACCAGCAACTTTGTGCCTTTTCTATTGACGTTAAAGACCTGTTTTATTCTTTACCCCATGATGAACTAATTGATGCCGTAGAAGAGTGCATTGATAGCAATGGTTGTATAGGGTTTCAGAACTCTGCTGGTATTTCTGCATTAAGCACAGTATGGACACTATTAAACAGATAAACTTATTGGTATTTAGTACAATTTCGctatttcttcagcttcagagggaaaaaagcacttgattctacTATTCGACAGCCATCCTATTGATGAAAAATATTTTACAGACTTTCGTATATGAACTaatggaaagattttaactgcgctaaaaacagggacaaaggaggacgaaaaagacaccaTGTGCCTTTtcggcctcctttgtccctgtttctagcgcagttgAAATCTTTCCTATGAacgaactagcccaacttggtgcactactacAATATGAACTAAGTTGTTATCAGTGCTGGCACAGTGTACATCCCAATTCCTTGGTATCTAAGTTACTGATAGGTAACAAGATTTTTGTTACGTAATGTGAGTAGCCTTCTGAGCATGTGCATAGCACTGTGTTTCTtgcacaaaatttgtaagcataaaGGTTTGTGGTAAATTTTCatgatttgatttgatattcTATTTGAAGTTTACTATtcgatatttgcacacccctagtttTGATTtctgttgtcctttttttttcatgcgaccCAGCTATAAAATTATCAGTCATAATATTTTGGAATTTTTTTGGCACTTGAATATTCTTATAAGTGGGTTGAACTGTACTTGATGTGCAGAATTATAAAtatagttaaacctcgatataacaagtAAAATAGGCCATTtgctttgttatattgaaatttctttatattgaaatttgatcttttatgcaaataaaCATAGTTGCCCATGGTTTCTTCTTATACGGAAGGGGCTAAAGAATTTTCCAAATTATTAGGCAAtcagaaaaagcaaatttgaatgagaaaataaataatgtttttgaatttgagagtctgcgacgaaagatacggtttcatggcGTGTCGATGATATCTTCTCAACGGCGGtacgaagcgaagccagccacgctttcgcgtccactcTATCTCCGTGGCCGATGGTGTCGCCCGCAGTGGGACAGCGCTATCATCAAAAGAgccggcagcggggagcgaatgctCATTGAatgctctcgcttcaacgcgtctccgaaactcgagattacacaACCTTCAGTGCGAAACGTGCGGGAAGACGGTGCACAATGCCATAGCATCTCAGCTTGGCCAGTATTTGCACACATGCGCCAGATTACCTCTGAAACAGGGTACGCTGGCTTCGTATGCACTCAGCTGTGCTGACAGCCATGGCCGCGCTAAAGAAAGGAGACGAATGCCAACCTGTGCTCCACTTCCTTCCTCCCCACCTTTGGGCACGCTTTATTGTGTTACCGCGACTTCGCCCCTCCACATACCCTTTCTGCTTGTTCATGTCGGCTGCCAGCGCAtctcaagccaccatccttctcagctcatcctcacatgctttcactcgctcTCACCTAAAGCGTGCAGTGCACACCACGCAGTAGGACTTTAACGCACTTGTACTTTATACTGAACATGACGCTGCTCCGCTTCGGCAGTCTCTCTCGGTTGCACAGTGCAC
This genomic stretch from Dermacentor silvarum isolate Dsil-2018 chromosome 2, BIME_Dsil_1.4, whole genome shotgun sequence harbors:
- the LOC125943419 gene encoding shootin-1-like yields the protein MHRAVSVLAAREYFELRKKFEDESERNRVHEKEAARLKGERNAAVRQSAFLVGQMVPEVRLLSALDQVKALELQAAAAKAEHEAEVRALREQLDLQSAPGETVEELKQCLGESEQKLYESQKRVQQLEERVRELITELDQKASAPSVVSVPPPPPPPPPPPPVPFNPLRSLMALIASGRKTAAPATATAKAKEDQLQAKLMER